The Bacteroidota bacterium genome segment TAAAGTCCATAATTCCAAGCATTTCCTTCAATAAAGCCTTGCCCATGCGTATTTAGAGGATCGAACTCCTTCCGCCATGTTCCATCTGCAAGTTTTGGGCGCATATACCCAATTTCAGCATCATACACATTATTGAAGTTTTTGGAACGACTTAAATAAGAGTTGTATTCGGCTTCGTTTCCAGCTTTTTTAGCAATTTGTGCAATACACCAATCATCATAAGCATATTCCAATGTTTTAGAAACTGATGAGGAGCTTTTATCTTCAGCAACATAGCCCAACTTCATATAATTAGCAATTCCATCATAATAAGCTAATGTTGAAGAATTTTTACACGCTAACAATGCTTTGTTCAAGTCCACATCTGTTGTTCCTTTTACGACAGCATCTGCAATAACTGAAACAGCATGATAGCCAATCATACACCAATTTTCGTTGGCATAATGACTCCAGACCGGCAAAGCATGATGCACACTTTGATCGGCATGTGCCATCATGGATTTAATCATATCGTTGTTTCGCTCGGGCTGAATTAAATTGAATAATGGATGCAAGGCACGATAAGTATCCCAAAGTGAAAAAATGGTATAATTTGTAAAACCATCAGATTGGTGAATATTTTGATCCAATCCACGATAACTCCCATCAACATCTTCATAGATAATCGGACTTAGCATTGTATGATAAAGCGCTGTGTAAAAAGTAATTTTTTGTTCTTCAGTTTGCGTTTCAACAATAATTTTAGATAATTCCTGATTCCATTTTTCTTGTGTTTCGCTTTTAACTTGTTCAAAATCCCAATGAGGAATTTCTGCTTCTAAATTTAGTAATGCGCCTTTTGTGCTAACCGATGAAAGGGCAAACTTGATCTGCAATTTTTCATCTTTCTCCATATCAAAATCAAAATAAGCCCGAATTTGTTTGCCTGACATTTCAGGGAAGTTTTCCTCTTCATTGAATTTCCTATAAAAGCCTTTATAAACAACATTTTCATAGCGCTTGTGTCCGTAATTGATACATGCTTTTGAAAACTGCATGGCAAAAAATACTTTCTTTGGTTTGGCCCATCCATTGGTTTGTCGATATCCTGTAACAACGGAATCATTCTCAACTCTTAAAAAAGTCCATATATTTTTATCTTCATGATTATAGATGTTAGACATTAAATCCAGAATAATATGCGCGGTATCCTTTTCGTTAAATGTGTATTGATGAAAACCAACCCGCTCAGATGCGGTCAATTCGGCTTGAATTTGATAATCATTCAACAGAACAGAATAATAGCCCGGCTCAGCTTTTTCATTTTTATGATCAAAATGCGAACAAAATCCGTCTTCACCGCTTTCAATATTTGCAGGTTCTAATTGAAGTTTTCCTGTAGTTGGCATGAGTAAAAAATCACCTAAATCGGAATGCCCAGTGCCACTAAAGTGGGTGTGACTAAAACCAAAAATTGTGCTGTCTTCATATTGATAGCCTGAACAATAACGATAAACCTCTTTGTTGTATTTGCCATCAACATACATATTCATCAGCCGTGTTTCCGGGCTTAGTTGAACCATACCAAATGGAGCAGTTGCACCGGGATAGGTATGCCCCATATTCTTGGTTCCCACAAAGGGATTAACAAATTGGA includes the following:
- a CDS encoding glycoside hydrolase family 92 protein — its product is MKHIISLCIASIVLSACNKQIEIESQNTETPNLIQFVNPFVGTKNMGHTYPGATAPFGMVQLSPETRLMNMYVDGKYNKEVYRYCSGYQYEDSTIFGFSHTHFSGTGHSDLGDFLLMPTTGKLQLEPANIESGEDGFCSHFDHKNEKAEPGYYSVLLNDYQIQAELTASERVGFHQYTFNEKDTAHIILDLMSNIYNHEDKNIWTFLRVENDSVVTGYRQTNGWAKPKKVFFAMQFSKACINYGHKRYENVVYKGFYRKFNEEENFPEMSGKQIRAYFDFDMEKDEKLQIKFALSSVSTKGALLNLEAEIPHWDFEQVKSETQEKWNQELSKIIVETQTEEQKITFYTALYHTMLSPIIYEDVDGSYRGLDQNIHQSDGFTNYTIFSLWDTYRALHPLFNLIQPERNNDMIKSMMAHADQSVHHALPVWSHYANENWCMIGYHAVSVIADAVVKGTTDVDLNKALLACKNSSTLAYYDGIANYMKLGYVAEDKSSSSVSKTLEYAYDDWCIAQIAKKAGNEAEYNSYLSRSKNFNNVYDAEIGYMRPKLADGTWRKEFDPLNTHGQGFIEGNAWNYGLYVPHELDNMISMMGGKDKFSQHLDAIFTTPIADEYIEKNEDITRDGIIGNYVHGNEPGHHIPYLYNWTNQPWKTQERVRMIMNSMYSHAEDGLCGNDDAGQMSAWYVFSALGFYPVLPGSDEYAVGSPSVSEAIIQLKDGEILQIKVFNQSPENVYIDKLIVNGVEIKDFKLVHSELIKGGLIEFYLRSSPNK